The following coding sequences are from one Malaciobacter pacificus window:
- the rsmI gene encoding 16S rRNA (cytidine(1402)-2'-O)-methyltransferase encodes MLTLVPTPIGNLDDISKRSLDALLEAELIFCEDTRVTKKLLHLLGEKNNLDFSNKEYKSYHSHNENQILKTLTPDTFTKNVVYVSDAGMPCVSDPGATLVDYCIQNGVTYDVIPGANAVLTAYAMSGFTHTTFSFHGFLDHKGASRASKLNDILNDSNLGILYESPHRLLKLLEELARLDENRTIFLVKEISKLHQTTFKDNSKNLFEKFKNENIRGEWVVIIEPKETIGQNLDLADIQSLDLPPKIKAKLLSKMTGKKVKDIYNELLEN; translated from the coding sequence GTGCTTACTTTAGTTCCAACTCCAATAGGAAATCTAGACGACATCTCAAAGAGAAGTCTAGATGCTCTTTTGGAGGCAGAACTAATATTTTGTGAAGATACAAGAGTCACGAAAAAACTTCTACACCTTCTTGGCGAAAAAAACAATCTAGATTTTTCAAATAAAGAGTATAAATCATACCACTCTCATAATGAAAATCAAATCTTAAAAACTTTAACACCCGATACTTTTACTAAAAATGTAGTTTATGTTAGTGATGCGGGAATGCCTTGTGTTAGTGACCCAGGTGCAACACTTGTTGATTATTGTATTCAAAATGGTGTTACATATGATGTAATTCCAGGGGCAAATGCAGTTTTAACAGCATATGCAATGAGTGGATTTACACATACTACTTTTTCTTTTCATGGTTTTTTAGACCATAAAGGTGCAAGTAGAGCATCAAAATTAAATGACATTTTAAATGATTCTAATCTTGGAATTTTATATGAATCTCCCCATAGATTATTAAAATTATTAGAAGAATTAGCAAGACTAGATGAAAATAGAACTATATTTTTAGTAAAAGAGATTTCAAAACTACACCAAACAACTTTTAAGGACAACTCTAAAAATCTTTTTGAAAAATTCAAAAATGAGAATATTAGAGGAGAATGGGTTGTAATAATTGAACCAAAAGAAACTATTGGTCAAAACTTAGATTTAGCAGATATCCAATCTTTAGATTTACCTCCAAAAATAAAAGCTAAACTACTTTCAAAGATGACAGGTAAAAAAGTCAAAGATATTTATAACGAACTTCTAGAGAATTAA
- the rlmB gene encoding 23S rRNA (guanosine(2251)-2'-O)-methyltransferase RlmB encodes MIIYGKQIVLYVLDKHPQLIEEVMFSKEIEPKLFSKFLKLGKKIIKLDNKKAQALSKGGNHQGFFLKLSEFSYTPIKDIKDMNFILVLDGLTDVGNIGAIVRTAYSLGVEGIVASNVKTLNNQGIVRTSAGAMLDMPFTIYPKSVDLANELSQYGFALIGATMDGTDLKKYGKIEKDDKVALFLGSEGEGISPKVAKKLDLKVSIGMEHKFDSLNVSVAAGILIYNLKK; translated from the coding sequence ATGATAATATATGGTAAACAAATTGTACTTTATGTACTTGATAAGCATCCCCAACTAATTGAAGAAGTAATGTTTTCAAAAGAGATTGAGCCAAAGCTTTTTTCTAAGTTTTTAAAACTTGGTAAAAAAATCATTAAGCTAGACAATAAAAAGGCACAAGCTCTATCAAAAGGTGGAAACCATCAAGGTTTTTTCCTAAAACTTTCAGAGTTTAGTTACACTCCCATAAAAGATATAAAAGATATGAATTTTATATTAGTTTTAGATGGATTAACTGATGTTGGAAATATTGGAGCGATAGTTAGAACAGCATACTCTTTAGGAGTTGAAGGAATTGTAGCTTCAAACGTTAAAACCTTAAATAATCAAGGGATAGTTAGAACAAGTGCTGGAGCTATGCTTGATATGCCTTTTACTATATATCCAAAATCAGTTGATTTAGCAAACGAATTAAGTCAATATGGTTTTGCTTTAATTGGTGCAACAATGGATGGAACTGATTTAAAAAAATATGGAAAAATTGAAAAAGATGACAAAGTAGCTTTATTTTTAGGAAGTGAGGGAGAAGGAATATCTCCTAAAGTTGCTAAAAAATTAGACTTGAAAGTTTCAATTGGAATGGAACATAAATTTGATTCATTAAATGTTTCTGTTGCAGCGGGTATATTAATTTATAATCTTAAAAAATAG
- a CDS encoding methyl-accepting chemotaxis protein — protein sequence MFFNDIAPKLVLGFISPHISFDSVARRIKSMFPSDTKVILTTTAGELCTFNLDEKRDSLYLDASSTWNNIILQSFSSDMIEDVEILTIPLFSENITQQTISHNERIKKIKNEIDRINVPFSFNHENSFALTIVDGLSNSESFLTEALYKSGKLPCLLVGGSAGGKFDFKETFIFNNSNTIRHNAIIALVKLKPAIKYGVFKSQSVEKTNLTYLVAQSNLLNRSVQSVLDPSSNSIASFVDVLCQHLRCDLSDLATVLSDYTFAIEVDNELYIRSVSNVDIENKSISFFCDISFGDVLHLVKNKDFVSQTDSDFRSFSSRKPSSPIGGILNDCILRRLLNSNSLNSLKTFNNIPLAGFSTFGELLGLNINQTLTALFFYEVKEGETFYDDYVNNFVHKYSNFNLYFAQREIHKYQLIAKVRSAVLDSLKEAFPLIKDMVTILNHVYKDTTEGNKIIVDITSRFENFVKDLMSNVETNSSLVNDMEDLTKNASEIKKVLSSISGIAIQTNLLALNAAIEASRAGEFGNGFKVVADEVKKLAAKTQVSLTESNQSVDVTIKNIDAISQDITQSSEKLELVSNDMRLINESIEKIYNNSTQSNSYIEQKRDNFNRLIESINTIEQVHNQLEQLKHNF from the coding sequence TTGTTTTTTAATGACATTGCTCCCAAATTAGTTTTGGGATTTATATCACCACACATTAGTTTTGATAGTGTAGCAAGAAGAATTAAATCTATGTTCCCAAGTGATACAAAAGTTATATTAACTACAACTGCAGGAGAGTTGTGTACTTTTAATTTAGATGAAAAAAGAGACTCTTTATATTTAGATGCAAGTTCAACATGGAATAATATTATCTTACAAAGTTTTAGTTCTGATATGATTGAAGATGTAGAGATTTTAACAATACCTTTATTTAGTGAAAATATAACTCAACAAACAATAAGTCATAATGAAAGAATCAAAAAAATAAAAAATGAAATAGATAGAATAAATGTACCTTTTAGTTTTAACCATGAGAATTCATTTGCATTAACTATTGTTGATGGTTTATCAAATAGTGAAAGCTTTTTAACAGAAGCACTTTATAAAAGTGGAAAATTACCTTGTTTATTAGTAGGTGGTAGTGCTGGAGGAAAGTTTGATTTTAAAGAAACATTTATTTTTAACAACAGTAATACAATTAGACATAATGCTATAATTGCTTTAGTAAAATTAAAACCAGCTATTAAATATGGAGTTTTTAAATCTCAAAGTGTTGAAAAAACAAATTTAACATATTTAGTTGCACAATCAAATCTTCTAAATAGAAGTGTACAAAGTGTATTAGACCCATCATCAAATAGTATTGCAAGTTTTGTAGATGTACTTTGTCAACATTTAAGATGTGATTTATCAGATTTAGCAACAGTTTTATCTGATTATACATTTGCAATTGAAGTTGATAATGAGTTATATATTAGGTCAGTTTCAAATGTAGATATAGAAAATAAATCTATTTCTTTCTTTTGTGATATCTCTTTTGGTGATGTTTTACATTTAGTAAAAAACAAAGATTTTGTATCTCAAACAGATAGTGATTTTAGAAGTTTTAGTTCAAGAAAACCTTCAAGTCCAATAGGTGGAATTTTAAATGATTGTATTTTAAGAAGATTATTAAACTCTAATAGTTTAAACTCTCTAAAAACATTTAATAACATTCCTTTAGCAGGATTTTCAACATTTGGTGAATTATTAGGACTAAATATCAACCAAACACTTACCGCACTATTCTTTTATGAGGTTAAAGAGGGTGAAACTTTTTATGATGATTATGTAAATAATTTTGTTCATAAGTACTCTAATTTTAATTTATATTTTGCACAAAGAGAAATTCATAAATATCAATTAATAGCAAAAGTAAGATCAGCAGTATTAGACTCATTAAAAGAGGCTTTCCCTTTAATTAAAGATATGGTTACTATTTTAAATCATGTGTATAAAGATACAACAGAAGGTAATAAAATTATTGTAGATATAACTTCAAGATTTGAAAACTTTGTAAAAGATCTAATGTCAAATGTTGAAACAAACAGTTCTTTAGTTAATGATATGGAAGATTTAACTAAAAACGCTTCTGAGATTAAAAAAGTTTTATCTTCAATTTCAGGAATTGCAATCCAAACAAATCTTCTTGCTTTAAATGCAGCAATTGAAGCTTCAAGAGCAGGAGAATTTGGTAATGGATTTAAAGTTGTTGCAGATGAGGTAAAAAAACTTGCAGCTAAAACTCAGGTGAGTTTAACAGAAAGTAACCAATCTGTTGATGTAACTATAAAAAATATTGATGCAATTTCTCAAGATATTACTCAATCTAGTGAAAAGTTAGAATTAGTTTCAAATGATATGAGATTAATTAATGAATCAATAGAAAAAATTTATAACAATTCAACACAAAGTAATAGTTATATAGAACAAAAAAGAGATAATTTTAATAGATTAATTGAAAGTATTAATACAATTGAGCAAGTTCATAATCAACTTGAACAATTAAAACATAATTTCTAG
- a CDS encoding MATE family efflux transporter: MKSNKLTTEDIPSLIKQLAIPASTGMFFNTMYNVVDTFYAGLISTQAVSALTLSFMVFFVIVGFGYGFSSAITAILGNSFGKKRNHLASIYAHKGILFIPIIGIFLSILGLIFSPALFTLLGANGEYLDDAMTYINPILFGTIFFMFNFSLNSILVALGDTKTYRNTLIFGFFANLVLNPLFIYGFLFIPAMGLQGIAIATVLIQVINMFYMLYKVLQTKVIHFEKLEYFLPNLRVYKHFLSQGIPSSLNMLIMSIGSLILTYFVAHYGIEAMAGYGIAFRVEQLMLLPCLGLSTAVLTLVSNNYGAKKYDRVIEILKTALKYGFVLSTIGIITLTIIGRFLISLFDSNATVVDFGVDYLLVEIWIFYAYVILFISVSTLQGIKKPKMIVYIALYRQIVAKFLVAYIIVKILDLEFIYLWFGILVMIYSAAIFAYYYTNSLLKKVCHRTI; this comes from the coding sequence TTGAAATCAAATAAACTAACCACAGAGGATATTCCCTCACTTATAAAACAATTAGCCATTCCAGCTAGTACAGGTATGTTTTTTAATACTATGTATAATGTTGTTGATACTTTTTATGCTGGACTTATCTCAACTCAAGCCGTTTCTGCTTTAACTTTATCATTTATGGTATTTTTTGTAATTGTTGGATTTGGATATGGTTTTTCTTCAGCAATCACTGCAATACTTGGAAATTCATTTGGTAAAAAGAGAAATCACTTAGCCTCTATTTATGCACATAAAGGTATTTTATTTATTCCTATTATTGGTATTTTTTTATCTATCTTAGGTCTTATATTTTCACCTGCACTATTTACTTTACTTGGAGCAAATGGTGAGTACTTAGATGATGCAATGACTTATATAAATCCAATTTTATTTGGAACAATATTTTTTATGTTTAACTTTTCTCTAAACTCTATTTTAGTTGCCCTTGGTGATACAAAAACATATAGAAATACTTTGATATTTGGATTCTTTGCAAACTTAGTTTTAAATCCTTTATTTATATATGGATTTTTATTTATACCTGCTATGGGACTTCAAGGTATAGCAATAGCAACAGTTTTAATACAAGTTATAAATATGTTTTATATGCTTTACAAAGTACTTCAAACAAAAGTAATACACTTTGAGAAACTAGAATACTTTTTACCAAATCTTAGAGTATACAAACACTTTTTATCACAAGGAATTCCTTCAAGTTTAAATATGCTTATTATGTCTATTGGTTCACTAATACTTACTTATTTTGTAGCTCATTATGGTATAGAAGCAATGGCAGGATATGGAATAGCATTTAGAGTTGAGCAACTTATGTTACTTCCTTGTTTAGGACTTAGTACTGCTGTTTTAACTTTAGTTTCTAATAACTATGGAGCCAAGAAGTATGACAGAGTTATTGAGATTTTGAAAACTGCTTTAAAATATGGATTTGTACTTTCAACTATTGGAATTATTACACTAACTATTATAGGAAGATTTTTAATCTCACTATTTGATTCAAATGCAACTGTTGTAGATTTTGGAGTTGATTATTTGCTTGTTGAAATTTGGATTTTCTATGCTTATGTTATTTTATTCATAAGTGTTTCAACTCTTCAAGGAATTAAAAAACCAAAAATGATAGTTTATATTGCACTTTATAGACAAATTGTAGCAAAATTTCTTGTTGCTTATATCATAGTAAAAATACTTGATTTAGAGTTTATTTATCTTTGGTTTGGAATTTTAGTTATGATTTATTCTGCAGCTATTTTTGCATACTATTATACAAATAGCTTATTAAAAAAAGTTTGTCATAGAACTATATAG
- a CDS encoding homoserine dehydrogenase has product MLKVGIIGVGTVGASVANILRDNKDIIKARAGVEIEPVLGVVSNLSKDRDVTIKLTDNADEVLNDESIDIVVELMGGIEKPYEIVKKALANGKAVVTANKALLAYHRYDLEKLAGDIPFEYEAAVAGGIPIINALRDGLSANNIKSIRGIMNGTCNYMLTKMINEGVDYDTILKESQELGYAEADPTFDVGGFDAAHKLLILGSIAYDVDAKPEDILIEGIQDISPEDIDFANEFNYTIKLLTIAKKIGKKVELRVHPAFISNDEMIAKVDGVMNGVSVIGDKVGETMYYGPGAGGDATASAVIANIIDIARRGKGAPMLGFEFDHSENLSIMPKDEIETKYYLRLRVEDKAGVLAKIATILGTKNISIEKMIQKPLNKTCAHIMLSTHTSVEKDIMDALNAIVDAGVVTADPVMIRIED; this is encoded by the coding sequence ATGTTAAAAGTAGGAATTATTGGAGTTGGTACTGTTGGAGCAAGTGTTGCTAATATTTTAAGAGATAACAAAGATATTATCAAAGCACGTGCTGGTGTTGAAATAGAACCAGTTCTTGGAGTAGTTTCAAACTTAAGCAAAGATAGAGATGTAACTATTAAATTAACTGACAATGCTGATGAAGTTTTAAATGACGAATCAATTGATATTGTAGTTGAATTAATGGGTGGAATTGAAAAACCATATGAAATAGTAAAAAAAGCATTAGCAAATGGTAAAGCAGTAGTAACAGCAAATAAAGCGCTACTTGCTTATCACAGATATGACTTAGAAAAGTTAGCTGGTGATATTCCATTTGAGTATGAAGCAGCAGTTGCTGGTGGTATTCCAATTATTAATGCCCTAAGAGATGGATTAAGTGCAAATAATATCAAATCAATTAGAGGTATTATGAATGGTACTTGTAACTATATGCTTACAAAAATGATTAATGAAGGTGTTGATTATGACACTATTTTAAAAGAATCACAAGAATTAGGTTATGCAGAAGCTGATCCAACATTTGATGTTGGTGGATTTGATGCAGCACATAAACTTTTAATTCTTGGGTCTATTGCATATGATGTTGATGCAAAACCTGAAGATATTTTAATCGAAGGTATTCAAGATATTAGTCCTGAAGATATAGACTTTGCAAATGAGTTTAACTATACAATTAAACTTTTAACAATCGCTAAAAAAATTGGCAAAAAAGTAGAGCTTAGAGTTCACCCTGCATTTATTTCAAATGATGAAATGATTGCAAAAGTTGATGGTGTTATGAATGGAGTTTCTGTAATTGGTGATAAAGTTGGTGAAACAATGTATTATGGACCAGGTGCAGGAGGAGATGCAACAGCATCTGCTGTTATTGCAAATATCATTGATATTGCAAGACGTGGTAAAGGTGCTCCAATGCTTGGTTTTGAATTTGACCATAGTGAAAATCTTTCAATTATGCCAAAAGATGAGATTGAAACAAAATATTACTTAAGATTAAGAGTTGAAGATAAAGCTGGTGTTTTAGCAAAAATTGCAACTATCTTAGGAACTAAAAATATCTCAATTGAAAAGATGATTCAAAAACCATTAAATAAAACTTGTGCTCACATAATGTTATCTACTCACACTTCTGTTGAAAAAGATATTATGGATGCATTAAATGCAATAGTTGATGCTGGAGTAGTTACAGCAGATCCTGTTATGATTAGAATTGAAGACTAA
- a CDS encoding peptidoglycan-binding domain-containing protein — translation MTKYLRNSAVLAAAAIITMSGCSSKEEVLSSSVAELQKALEEKDAQISQLEAEKSKALNSINALNAEAKDKNAVSNSLVPPNAKPGECYAKVLVPEKYETKMIKKMVKEAQETIKIVPATYKVVEKKVTLREESTKLVEVPETYKTVTEKILVKPEATKLIPVPATYKTVSEQIMVEPEKTKLVSIPATYKTITEKIKISDAYTTWKKGRGEIEKVDNSTGEIMCLVEVPAVYKSVTKKVIATPATTKEIKTPAVYKTVTKRVVATPATTKKVVTPPVYKTVTKQVVATPATTKEVKIPAICKIVKTREVATPAKEIKSEIPAIYTMVPTKVKTADSYLRWQPILCETNTTTNVISNLQKALQSKNYKITKIDGVYGPETKAAVNAYQKENKLNQGALTLETLKSLGL, via the coding sequence ATGACTAAATATTTAAGAAATTCTGCAGTATTAGCAGCTGCGGCAATTATTACTATGAGTGGTTGTTCTTCAAAAGAAGAAGTTTTATCAAGCTCAGTTGCTGAACTACAAAAAGCATTAGAAGAAAAAGATGCACAAATTTCTCAACTTGAAGCTGAAAAGTCAAAGGCTTTAAATTCAATTAATGCACTAAATGCTGAAGCCAAAGATAAAAATGCAGTAAGTAATTCATTAGTACCACCAAATGCAAAGCCAGGTGAATGTTATGCAAAAGTTTTAGTTCCAGAAAAATATGAAACTAAAATGATTAAAAAAATGGTAAAAGAAGCACAAGAAACTATTAAAATAGTTCCAGCAACTTATAAAGTAGTTGAGAAGAAAGTTACATTAAGAGAAGAATCAACAAAATTAGTTGAAGTTCCTGAAACTTATAAAACTGTGACTGAAAAAATTTTAGTAAAACCTGAAGCTACAAAATTAATACCTGTTCCTGCAACATATAAAACTGTAAGTGAACAAATTATGGTAGAACCAGAAAAAACAAAACTTGTATCAATTCCAGCAACATATAAAACTATTACTGAAAAAATCAAAATTTCCGATGCATATACTACATGGAAAAAAGGTAGAGGAGAGATTGAGAAAGTTGACAACTCAACAGGTGAAATTATGTGTTTAGTTGAAGTACCAGCAGTATATAAATCTGTTACTAAAAAAGTTATCGCTACTCCTGCTACTACTAAAGAGATTAAAACTCCAGCTGTTTACAAAACTGTTACAAAAAGAGTTGTAGCTACTCCTGCCACTACTAAAAAAGTTGTGACTCCACCTGTGTATAAAACTGTTACAAAACAAGTAGTAGCTACTCCTGCTACTACTAAAGAAGTTAAGATCCCAGCAATTTGTAAAATTGTAAAAACAAGAGAAGTTGCAACTCCTGCTAAAGAGATTAAAAGTGAGATTCCAGCAATTTATACTATGGTTCCAACAAAAGTAAAAACAGCTGATTCATACTTAAGATGGCAACCAATTTTATGTGAAACAAATACAACTACAAATGTAATTTCTAATTTACAAAAAGCTTTACAATCTAAAAACTACAAAATCACAAAAATTGATGGTGTTTATGGACCTGAGACAAAAGCTGCTGTAAATGCTTATCAAAAAGAGAATAAATTAAATCAAGGTGCATTAACTTTAGAAACATTAAAGTCTTTAGGACTATAA
- a CDS encoding DUF692 domain-containing protein, producing the protein MINLKGCGLGLRSDFLLDLKDSKFKPDFWEVTPENWMHMPKIFEKAFEQAVFQRPTIAHGLSLSIGSVDKLNKKFVKQIKTFLDRYNIEYYSEHLSFSSLDNRQSYELLPVPMTKKMIEIISDRVKEVEDIIQRNLILENATYYLVPYSEMAETDFINEVMEKSGAKMLLDVNNVFVNSVNHGFKARKFIDQIDKSKVAYMHMAGHYFDEEANMKIDSHGMPIDSGVWKLLKYTLNQIDAPVMIERDNNIPPLEELVTEYNKMKKIYEEVKNG; encoded by the coding sequence ATGATAAATTTAAAGGGTTGTGGATTAGGACTTAGAAGTGATTTTTTACTTGATTTAAAAGATAGTAAATTTAAACCAGATTTTTGGGAAGTAACTCCTGAAAACTGGATGCATATGCCAAAAATTTTTGAAAAAGCTTTTGAGCAAGCAGTTTTTCAAAGACCAACTATAGCTCATGGTTTATCTCTATCAATTGGGTCTGTTGACAAACTAAACAAAAAGTTTGTTAAACAGATCAAAACTTTCTTAGATAGATACAATATCGAATACTATTCTGAACATCTGAGTTTTTCATCACTAGATAATAGACAATCTTATGAACTCTTACCAGTACCAATGACTAAGAAGATGATTGAGATTATTAGTGATAGAGTTAAAGAGGTTGAGGATATTATTCAAAGAAACTTAATACTTGAAAATGCTACTTATTATTTAGTTCCTTATAGTGAAATGGCTGAAACTGATTTCATAAATGAAGTTATGGAAAAATCAGGTGCTAAAATGTTACTTGATGTAAACAATGTATTTGTAAATTCTGTAAATCATGGTTTTAAAGCAAGAAAATTTATAGACCAAATAGACAAAAGTAAAGTAGCTTATATGCATATGGCAGGACATTATTTTGATGAAGAAGCGAATATGAAAATAGATTCTCATGGTATGCCTATTGATTCAGGTGTTTGGAAATTATTAAAATACACTTTAAATCAAATTGATGCTCCTGTAATGATTGAAAGAGATAATAATATACCTCCTTTAGAAGAGTTAGTTACTGAATATAATAAGATGAAAAAAATTTATGAAGAAGTAAAGAATGGCTAA
- a CDS encoding LL-diaminopimelate aminotransferase — MFPEIDFERMKRLPNYVFAEVNNIKMEARRAGKDVIDFSMGNPDGPAPQHITDKLKEAADKPKNHGYSASAGIYKLRLAICNWYKRKYGVDYLDPDKHAVATMGSKEGYVHLVEAIVNVGDVAVVPDPTYPIHSYAFMLAGAAVHKFELTFGDDFRVDEELFFERLQKTIDESIPRVKYIVVNFPHNPSCATVTVDFYQRLVDMAKKERFYIISDIAYADITFDGYKTPSIFQADGALDVAVESFTLSKSYNMAGWRVGFITGNEKLVGALKRIKSWLDYGMFTPIQVAATVALDGPQDCVDEHVEKYRKRRDVMLEAFEDAGWKMNCPNASMFIWAKIPQCAAHLGSLEFSKQLLTEADVAVSPGIGFGHYGDQYVRIALIENEKRIRQAAKNIKRYLKTLEK, encoded by the coding sequence GTGTTTCCAGAAATAGACTTTGAAAGAATGAAGAGACTTCCAAACTATGTGTTTGCAGAGGTTAATAATATCAAAATGGAAGCAAGAAGAGCAGGAAAAGATGTAATAGACTTTTCTATGGGTAATCCAGATGGGCCAGCACCACAACATATTACAGATAAATTAAAAGAGGCTGCTGATAAACCAAAAAATCATGGATATAGTGCAAGTGCAGGTATTTATAAATTAAGACTTGCAATTTGTAATTGGTACAAAAGAAAATATGGTGTTGATTATTTAGACCCTGATAAACATGCAGTTGCTACAATGGGTTCAAAAGAGGGATATGTACACTTAGTTGAAGCTATTGTAAATGTTGGTGATGTTGCAGTTGTTCCAGATCCGACTTACCCAATTCACTCTTATGCATTTATGCTTGCAGGTGCTGCTGTTCATAAGTTTGAATTAACATTTGGAGATGATTTTAGAGTTGATGAAGAACTATTTTTTGAAAGATTACAAAAAACAATTGATGAATCAATTCCAAGAGTAAAATATATCGTTGTTAACTTCCCACATAACCCATCATGTGCTACAGTTACAGTTGATTTTTACCAAAGATTAGTTGATATGGCTAAAAAAGAGAGATTTTATATTATATCTGATATTGCTTATGCTGATATCACTTTTGATGGGTATAAAACTCCTTCAATTTTCCAAGCTGATGGAGCACTTGATGTAGCAGTTGAGTCATTTACTTTATCTAAATCATATAATATGGCAGGATGGAGAGTTGGATTTATTACTGGTAATGAAAAACTAGTGGGTGCACTTAAAAGAATTAAGTCTTGGCTTGATTATGGTATGTTTACACCAATTCAAGTTGCAGCAACGGTTGCATTAGATGGTCCACAAGATTGTGTAGATGAACATGTTGAAAAATATAGAAAAAGAAGAGATGTTATGCTTGAGGCATTTGAAGATGCTGGATGGAAAATGAACTGTCCAAATGCTTCAATGTTTATTTGGGCTAAGATTCCACAGTGTGCAGCACACTTAGGAAGCTTAGAATTTTCAAAACAACTGTTAACTGAAGCTGATGTTGCAGTAAGTCCAGGTATTGGATTTGGTCATTATGGTGATCAGTATGTGAGAATTGCATTAATTGAAAATGAAAAAAGAATTAGACAAGCAGCAAAAAATATAAAAAGATATTTAAAAACTTTAGAGAAATAG
- the miaA gene encoding tRNA (adenosine(37)-N6)-dimethylallyltransferase MiaA produces the protein MKEIAIIGSTASGKTALSIDIANKTNSVILSLDSLSVYKEIDIASAKPTPQERGDIIHFGIDVVYPNEEFDVIQFIELYKQTKEFVKQNDKNLIIVGGTGFYLKALIEGLSTGINQNIPLDISKEEAYDLLYSLDKEYMQKIERNDRYRIEKAYCIYKSTNKTPSVYFSENQKTPVAKDLKIFEILWDREVLKQRINLRTKQMINDGIIDEVIYLESKYGRKPNCISSIGIIETLEYLDGKLTKEQLEEKIALNTAKLAKRQNTFNKGQFKDKTSNIIENLNSDILKYFSI, from the coding sequence ATGAAAGAAATAGCAATCATTGGATCAACGGCATCTGGTAAAACTGCATTATCAATTGATATAGCAAATAAAACTAATTCTGTAATATTATCACTTGATTCTCTATCTGTTTATAAAGAAATAGACATAGCTTCTGCAAAACCAACACCACAAGAAAGAGGTGATATTATTCATTTTGGAATTGATGTTGTGTATCCAAATGAAGAGTTTGATGTTATCCAATTTATAGAACTATACAAACAAACAAAAGAGTTTGTAAAACAAAATGATAAAAATCTTATTATCGTAGGTGGGACTGGTTTTTACTTAAAAGCTTTAATAGAAGGATTATCAACGGGGATTAATCAAAATATTCCTTTGGATATTTCAAAAGAGGAAGCCTATGATTTACTTTATAGTTTAGATAAAGAGTATATGCAAAAAATTGAAAGAAATGACAGATATAGAATTGAAAAAGCCTACTGTATATATAAATCAACAAATAAAACACCAAGTGTTTATTTTAGTGAAAATCAAAAAACTCCTGTAGCAAAAGATTTAAAAATATTTGAAATCTTATGGGATAGAGAAGTTTTAAAACAAAGAATAAATCTAAGAACAAAACAGATGATAAATGATGGAATTATAGATGAAGTTATCTATTTAGAATCGAAATATGGAAGAAAACCAAATTGTATAAGTTCAATTGGAATTATTGAAACATTAGAGTACTTAGATGGAAAACTTACAAAAGAGCAATTAGAAGAGAAAATCGCTTTAAATACTGCAAAATTGGCAAAAAGACAAAACACTTTTAATAAAGGTCAATTTAAAGATAAAACTTCAAATATTATAGAAAACTTAAATTCAGATATTCTTAAGTATTTTTCGATATAA
- the rpmE gene encoding 50S ribosomal protein L31 yields MKKDIHPDYKTCTVSCACGNSFETKSNVETMRIDICNACHPFFTGEQKIVDAAGRVEKFKAKYAQK; encoded by the coding sequence GTGAAAAAAGACATCCACCCAGATTACAAAACTTGTACAGTTTCTTGTGCTTGTGGTAACTCATTCGAAACAAAATCAAATGTTGAAACAATGAGAATTGACATTTGTAATGCTTGTCACCCATTCTTTACTGGAGAGCAAAAAATCGTTGATGCTGCTGGTAGAGTTGAGAAATTCAAAGCTAAATACGCACAAAAATAA